From one Coffea eugenioides isolate CCC68of chromosome 11, Ceug_1.0, whole genome shotgun sequence genomic stretch:
- the LOC113754350 gene encoding 60S ribosomal protein L23a-like: MAPKADTTKKLDTKAQVAKVAKFVKSGTTFKKKAKKIWTKVTFHRPKTLKKDRNPKYPHISASPRNKLDHYQILKYPLTTESTMKKIEDNNTLVFIVDICADKKKIKDAVKKMYDIQTKKVHTLIRPDGKKKPYVRLTPDYDALDVANKIGII; this comes from the coding sequence ATGGCTCCTAAAGCTGACACCACAAAAAAGCTTGATACAAAGGCTCAGGTAGCCAAGGTTGCCAAATTTGTCAAATCTGGGACAACTTTTAAGAAGAAAGCCAAGAAGATCTGGACCAAAGTTACCTTCCATCGTCCTAAGACATTGAAAAAGGACAGGAACCCAAAGTACCCACACATCAGTGCTTCTCCTAGGAATAAGTTGGACCATTATCAGATTCTCAAATATCCTTTGACTACCGAATCTACCATGAAAAAGATTGAAGATAACAATACCTTggtattcatagttgacatCTGTGCTGATAAGAAGAAAATCAAAGATGCAGTGAAGAAGATGTACGACAtacagaccaagaaagtgcacactttgatcaggcctgatggaaaaAAGAAACCATATGTTCGATTGACTCcagactacgatgctttggatgtggcaaacaagattggaataatatga